The window CACCCTTCCCCGCGACACCCCCGCCCATTTCGGAGGATACTTTTTGATGGGGGGCAAGCAGAGTACGGCGGGGCGTCCCCGGGGTGCTTTTCCCGGTGTATCGACGGATGATAGTGCGGTGCCACCATCGGCCCACTTCGGGCACTACCGGCCAGGTGGCACGATGGGACTGCGTAGTCGCTCGGTGAGCTCTGTGGCTGGCATGGGCATAGATCACAGCGCCACGGTGCCCTTCGGCTTTTACACCCCTAGGGGAACAGACTCGGACAGGGCTGGAGGGGGTTCTGGCTCGGATTCGGCCCATAACGGAAACGGGTTCCAGGAACCGGGCGGCGGGCACCACACAGACGGCATGCTTTACCTGGGACCCCGCGCGTCGTTGGCGGACACGTTACCCCTGCACATCGCGCCCCGGTGGTTTAGCGCGCACAGCGGTAAGTGATAACCGAAACTCCGCATAAACAGGGCGCGGGGGCACCAAACTACAGTACGGAATATGGACGCCCGTTGAACTTTAGAGGGTGTGCGCGCGCGCCCGCTGAAGAGGGACTACGTACGAGACCTGTCTGACTGGCGGCTGGACGCGTCGCGTCTGCAGCCACTGAATTGGCGATAATAAAGCAGTGATTACAGAGGGAGGGGGGGGGACTCGGTGGTTATCATCCGATTAGCTCGAGCCACAATATGTCTCCACGACCTGGCTCGTTAGAGGCCCGGGCCGCAGCGCTGTTACCTCACGGTCCCTCGgtgctcattaaaaaaaaaaaaatgtgcgaAAGCTGTAAACAATtgattctgtttttctcttaaAGGTTATTTCACTGACACCAAATGAGATTACCCCTTATTGTGAGAAAACAAGCCTCATGTTAACAACTCAGGCATTCAGCTATGAATGTCATGGTGCGTAATTTGGCTCTAAACAGAGATCACCCACAGGTTGCAACTGTGAGTTAATGAATGTCACACTGAACACAGGAGAGGTCAGGTGCCTTTCTAAAGGGTGGGGACTGTCTAGAAGGGGGATTTGTTCTGGGAACAGTTCACATTTATACATATGCcagacatttttatccaaagcgacctATACAGTGTATCAAGATAggcatatacattttatcattatgtgCGTTCCCaggaaatcaaacccatgacctttgcagggctttaccaattgagctacataTACATTACTGCTTGTTCCCTTGTGTTTAAATTCAGTCCtaacaaatagattttttgtCATGTCAAGTACTTA is drawn from Misgurnus anguillicaudatus chromosome 6, ASM2758022v2, whole genome shotgun sequence and contains these coding sequences:
- the znrf1 gene encoding E3 ubiquitin-protein ligase znrf1; protein product: MGGKQSTAGRPRGAFPGVSTDDSAVPPSAHFGHYRPGGTMGLRSRSVSSVAGMGIDHSATVPFGFYTPRGTDSDRAGGGSGSDSAHNGNGFQEPGGGHHTDGMLYLGPRASLADTLPLHIAPRWFSAHSGFKCPVCSKSVASNEMEVHFIMCLSKPRLSYNDDVLSRDAGECVICLEELQQGDTIARLPCLCIYHKSCIDSWFEINRSCPEHPSD